A stretch of DNA from Macrotis lagotis isolate mMagLag1 chromosome X, bilby.v1.9.chrom.fasta, whole genome shotgun sequence:
CCTTGGAGAGCTTGCCCGGGCCTTCTTTCCAGCTCCCACCTCAACTGTGCCTGCCCTGAGGGAGAAGACTATTGTGTGTGGGGACTGTTGCCGCTTCAGCCCAGCCCTCAGAAGGCTGGTCCGCTTCCTGGGTGCGGGGGGGTGACTCAGGACTTAACCAAGAGTTAGGGCAAAGGAGGGGGTCTGGGGAAAAGGATGAGGAGAGGTTCCCAGGGCAAGGGGAGTCCAAACTCTGCCTCTGGGTGGCTCTAATTGACCTTTCTATCCTTCCCTTTTAGGCGTGTATTCCTTTGGTCTCTTTACCACATCCATCTTTGCCAATGCTGGGCAAGTAGTGACAGGGAATCCTACCCCACACTTCCTGTCTGTCTGCCACCCCAATTACACAGCTCTGGGTTGCCCACCACCAGCCACAGATAAGCCTGGACTGGACCGGTATGTCACAGACCAAGGGGCTTGTGCAGCCGGCAACCCCACCTTGGTTGCAGCTGCCcgacgtgccttcccttgcaagGATGCGGCCCTCTGTGCATTTGCAGTCACCTACACGGCGGTGAGTCTGAGTAACACCCGGAGAGGGCTGAGACAAAGTACACGACACCATGTCAAAACTGAAATCAGGAGGCTGTCTGTCCTCTCTGCTTCTAAGCCACTCCCTTCCATTTCCCCTTACTCGGTCTCAGTTTTCCAATCTGTAAAAAAATGGGATTCTGtgactctttccttttcctcccttcagATGTATGTCACATTGGTCTTCAGGATAAAGGGCTCCAGGCTGGTAAAGCCTTCACTCTGCCTTGCCCTGCTCTGCCCAGCCTTCCTGGTGGGTGTGGTCCGTGTGGCTGAGTATCGGAACCACTGGTCAGATGTGCTGGCTGGATTCCTGACTGGGGCAGCTATAGCCACTTTCCTGGTTAGTCTCTTTGTGAGGCTGGGACTCAGCTTCCCCAGGAGGACACAAGTGAGAGGGCGGGGTGGATTAtatagaaagaaaggagaatcaaACCTCGAGGTCTATGCCCTAGACTGAAAGACAAGATTTCCCTCCACTTCCCAGTTTGAGTTCTGTGAATGTGCCAGTCTTAGGTCTCTGGTAGATGAAGGATTAGTGCCTCCCTTTTTTTCCTGCATCAGGTCATCTGTGTTGTCAACAAGTTCCAGAGTCGAGTGCATCTAAGCCCGAGAGCATTTAGATGGGAGGGTCTGGGACCCGTGCCTGCCATTGAGAACCCCCTTGAAAAGTTAAATACAACCCAGGTAAGGGGCAGctgacctcccctcccccactctccAGCTCCCAATTCCTGTACCCAGTTGGTGAGCTAGAACCTTGGACTTCTTCCCTAAAGAGCTCAGTACCTAAGGGGCAAGCTAGAGGAAGACACTAAATATCCTGGGTCTTGAGAGTAGGGGTCCCCAAATGGCATTGGGGAAGGTTAGATGGGAATAGAGATAGATGCATCCCACCCAGTGACTCACAAACATGGTAAAAGGGGGACCCAGATTATGGTACATCTGGTAGAGGATTGTTCTCTGTATTTATGGACATTCTAACTAAACAGCCTCCTATGAATCATGCTGCTCAAACTAGGAAGAAAGTTCACCAGCATTGCTGTGGTAGAGTGGAGACAGTCAGaggacccagattcaaatcctgatttagctatttattatctgtttgaccaggggcaagtcacttcacctcatcaggtctcagtttccctatcagtaaaatgaatgatttctaaGACCTTTTGCTTGCCCCATCCCCACTCCTGCTCCCATTTGGAGGTCCTGATCAGTGACCCCCTAATTTGGGATCCCATCCTTGAGAAGGATGGGAAAGGTGAGGGAGTATGGTTAATGCTGGAAACTCTTTCTCTTCCATGTGCCCCCCCCTTTCCCATTCTACCACCTCCATTACTGCCCTCCTGGTGTCCACCCTAACTGGGGGGGGGCCCTCAGTCAGCTCAGGAACAGAAACAGGAGCCGCCGGGACAGGGCCAGGGGCCAGGGCTGGGGCCAGCCGGGCCACTAGCCCGCTccctctgcctgtctgtctcagGAGCCCAAGACCACTGCACCCCCGCTGCAGCCTGCCCGCCTCACCCCACCCAGTGAGTGaactcctcttcctctctccccagaACCTACCCTCCACACCCAACATTTACTCTGGTCCTGTAACTACTCCTTGGGACCAATCCTCTCCAACAAGCCTCCCTGTCTTCTCCAGCCTCTGCCGGGATAAATAATGTAGTAGAAAGGGCACTTATTTGGGGATTACAGGATCTGGGTTCAATTTCAAACTTGGGTTGGTacctaaggttccttccagctcaaaatcctTAAAAGGTTTAGGATTATTGGTGGAAAACAGCCCAAAAAAACACCATGTCCCCCTCCCAGTCATCTCTAGAGCTCTGTCTATGGGGGGGCTGCCAGCCCTAGCCCTATTCCCTGCCCCCCAATACTTCTGGGCTTTAAAGATTCCCACCCCAGCCTTGCCCTTGCCTGTCTTCCCAGAACTGCAGAGTTGTACCCGTCGGGGCCACCTGATCCCCAGCTGTGTGTCTTCCCGGGCTCCCCCGATGTGTTCTTCCCCTCGTGTTCCCCGCGCTCGAGTGAGGTCTGAGCCAACATTGCCTGCCATGGTCCCTGGTCCCAGCCAGGGCCCCCCACCATCCCCTGGACCATCTGTGGCtggtgggggtggaggtgggggtggtCGGGGCCGGAAGTTGCTGCTGCCCACTCCTCTGCTGCGGGACCTATACACCCTCAGTGGACTCTACCCCTCCTCCTTCCATCGGGACAGCTTCAGCCCCTACCTGTTTGCCAGTCGGGACCACCTGCTGTGAACTCAGCTTCCAAGGTCCTGAGAGCATCTGGCCCCAGATACCCCTTGGAGTAAGATGTTCTCAGgtcatgtgtgtgtgtctcctgtgtgcctgtgtgtgagtgtgtgtgggtATACCTGCCTGTATGTGTCCCCACCAGCCAATCCCACATGGGTATGGGGATGGATGGAGGATTTAAAGAAAGTTCAGGCCTGGATGGTTTTGTTTCTGACTCCCTGCTTTACCTGGCTAGGCCCCAGAAAGGTCTTCATTGCCAGATCTGGGGAGAATTGGGATTGGAAAAGCTGAGGGGATGACCCTCCATTGTCCCAAGGTTTGGAGGTGGAACAGAAGCTCTTCCTTTTTAGGCAGAAGCTAAACAAAATAACTTTGACCTCTTACTGTACATTGAGAGCCTCCAATGTCTCAAAATTCCAGGGGTGATTGGGGCTGGTGTGATTTTAGCTGAGAAAGCCCATGTTTCTGAGACTTGGGAATGGGGACAGGGATATATGGAGGGACATCTGACACTAGCCAATAAGTGTACTTGGTAGCTAAGAATTGCAGGGAATCTTGGTGCTTGCCATGGTTGGGCCTTAGATGTCTCAGAATGCCAATAATGGGTAATGATTCCTCATGATGGACCCTAGGTATCTGAAAATTGGGGGGttgaggtggggaagggaaggcagtCTCAGCCAACGGGAGCCCTTTCTGATTATTCTGAGATGACCCCTCTTCAGACAGAAGGATGGAGAAAAGAGGCAGTAAGTCCGACCTGGCAGGGAGGCATTGGTTTGTCCCGTCCTTCTACTGAAGCCAGGTctctcattttcttccaattGCAAGGTCCTTTGATGGGGCAGCTCCCACCCTCCCCTGAGAGCCTCCCCTATCCTCCCAGTCAAACTGAATTCTCTCCTTATTATCACACCCCAATTCCATTCATGATCTTAATGACCCTAGACTGAGTTCCTCTCCAGCCACCAGAGCTGGGAAGTAGGGATTCTCTTTCTACTCTCTGCTCTGAGGCTAAAATTGGGGAAAGAGAATAGTCTTAATGTCAGGGTGTTGTCTCCCCCACCAAATGCCCTGTCCCTCACTTCCTTGATCCTGGATTTAGTGAGGGTGGGGGtagatgtgggggtgggggaggggaatcaCCTTTTAGATTTAAGACCAGAGATTTTTGGTGGATAATGGAGAGGAGGTAGGGTGTTCCCTGTGACCTACACATGTGGCAGATTAGCTTTCACTCCTCattcctccccaccaaaaaaacacaataaaataagCTTTTCCCTTCCTGAACCGGCTGTGCCAGTCCCAGGGCACATGACCCTCAACAGCCCTGGCCCTGCCCCAAGGGATGCTAAAGGGGGCAACAAAGAGAGACCTCTCCTTCACTCCCAATTTCACAGCCTTTAATAAAGATCTGTTTGTATCAGAAATACCCCTAGCATCTGTTTCCTCTATGCCTACAAGAATATACATGTGACTATTCTCCCTGATGTGACTAACCATTTGCCTGTGTGGTGTGTGAATAAGGCTGGAGCATGTGAACAAGAGAGGACCCCGGTCTGGGCTGTAGAGTTTTGCTCCAGGATAAGTACTTTAAATGGTGCCTTCTTCCCTTTCAATAGCTTCAGCTCCTTTTCTTGTCCAGGGGTTCTCTCAATGCCTGTTCTAGTTATCACCCCTCACCATCAGTCCTTCAGCATTGTAGAAATCTCCTAGTACCCCTAGACCCTTGGGTCTCCTCCAAACCTCACCTCAACCCCCGTCTCAAGAAGGGAATGCACCATGCTACTGTAAGGATTTTCAGGAGGCTTTGAGGTGCACTGCAATCAGGACAAATGAGGGCAAGTGTTTTCCCTTGGCTCATTTGCTTACAGATTACATGGGGCATTCTTCCTCACTCTGggtttctgtaaaatgaagagattgagtGGCAAGATCTTCAAGGTCTTTATATCTCTGAAGTTCTAGGATTGTTAGGCAGAGCTTAAATGGCTTCTGGTTTGGCAGTCCCATCCTATCCcattctctccctgtctctctcaaCACACAACCTATGTTTTGGTCACATGCAGACATAGGCATCCTCAGATGCCACAGTCACAGATAGTCATGGGTTTGGGGGGCTGGGGAGGGGCAGGTGCTTGACCTGTGACCCTCTCCATGTACCGAGGGTTTCCTGGTGGGGGGGTGGAATTAGGAAGGGATTGAGGCCCATTTACTCTGACCTGCACCCTGGTAAGCAACTGGAACCCACGTGCCTCACCTTCCCCCCTGGCCGAGAGTGGGGGCGCAGGGGCGTGGCCGAGGGCGGAGTAGGTGGTGGAAGGGGGTGAGTGGGGCTAGGGCTAGGACTAGGGCAGCCTCCACGGGCCGGGCGGTGTCCAGCGCTTCCTGCTGTTGCTCTGGGCCGCGCCCCCTTGTCTGTACGGGGGCAACACGATCGAGGCCGGACAGACGTGAGGGAAGGTGGGGAGCAGGGAGGGAGAAACCCATCGGAGGCCTTCCGGAGGTGGGGGAGGACTGTCAGGGGCCCCGGGCCCAGGTCCAGTCTTGCTCCCTCTACTGCAGGAGGCCGAGGGGTattggtggggggggtggggatgaGGCGGTTGCTTTTCCAGAAACacagagattgggggggggggcgggggcgaGGCACGGGCGGCGCACGATTCTCCCGGGATCCACAGACAAAGGGTGAGTCCGCCCCCCGGCCCTCTACTCACCCCGACCCCAATCTCCCGAACCTTGGCCCTTAACCTTCAGAATCCCGAATTTCCTTAGACGCGGGCCTCTTCTCGCTCAGGCACCCGACCCCTCGACCCCCAGAAAACGCTAAAACCAACCACTACCCCAGGCCTTGATCGCCATAATTTGGAACTCCCCAGACGCCAGTCTTTCAGAAACCCTCGGGTCCCCTGGGGTCATCAGGCAGAGGTCCCTAGAGTGAAGCCTCTCCCTATCCTGACCGCATCTCTGTCCCTGTCTATCTTATTCCGGATTCAACCACGTTTCTGTGTGTCTCCATGTCTCAGggttctccatctctcttctcccttcccccacacaGTCATAGCTCGGGCTGTTGTTCCTCCAAGAGCCCCAATCTATCTGGCCTACCCAGGAACAGTGGTCAACTCCCCCTGCCCTGCTCTGAGCCCCCAGTAGCCTTCCAGTTCAGGAAGCTGGAGCTGGGAGCTGTCCGCGGTTCTGAAGTCGACCTGAGGTTGGAGGAGGGGGTTGTGAGACTGCCCCGCCCTTGCTCACTGCTCCGCCCCCAGGGTCCCCAGGGCTTGGGGTCCCGGAGAGGGGCTGGAAGCTTTATGCTTGGGAGGAGGACCATCAGGTCTGAAATCCTGAAAGAGGTCCGAGGTCCTGGGGAAGTATTCTTAGGGAatagaagaggggaagggaactCTTGAGAGGTGGGGCTTACTCTGGGGAAGGGACTAGGAAATAATTCATTGTAGAGGTTCCACTATCGAGTTTCTGGGAGTGTGAGATATTCTTGTTCAGGGGTGAGTTAGACTGGATTTCCTCTGAGGTCCATTCCAACTCTTAGATTCTGGTTCTCGGGGTTTCAGGAGCAGGAAGAGAAAGAGTTGGTCCCTGGGGCCTAGAAGAGAATTTCCAAGGGTGAATATCTAGTTGTCCAGTTGCTATAGGTATGGGGTCTGGTTTAGTTACCCAGAAGGTCTGTGGATCTGGATGAGAGGTCCTATGGGTCAGAGTCCTGAAGTACCTGAAGAGTCCTGAGAGGGTCCTAAGTTAGGGACTgagttctgaggtcagattggggCTGGGTCAGAGCCAGTTTGCATTGTGATCACAGATCTGCTGGAGCCCAGAGCTGCCAATGCTGCTGCCACTGCCCACTGTGGCCAAGGAGTACTCCCTGCTCCATTGCCACCGTTCCCCAGATCCTACCTCACTGGCTGGCCCCCCGCGATGACGGGTATTCTTGGGTAGATAATACCAATGGCGCTGTTATTGCTTGAGAATACACGTAGTCGAGGGGAGGCGCCTTCGCCGAttccttcctgcccccccccagtACCCAGCCTGTCCCAAAGGAAACATGGCCTGGCCATGGATTGAGGACCTGGGGGGTGGTGGGGTAATATGTCTTTCTAAATCCTTatatcccccctctcctccctctcttcctcctatcTCTCTATGTCTTGCTCCCAACACACATAATCTTTGTGACCTCCTAGCCTCTTTCCCTCTATCTACATATTTCCCAGTTCTGGACTTTTTTGTTCTGCTCCTTTGTTTTATGCAAGAAGACTTCCTGGCAGAGTTAGAGTGCATTGGTCTTGGGTATATATCAAGAATTAGCAGTCTCTGGGAAAGAGGGGGAAATGAGCCTCTATCCTTTTCAGTATATCCCCATTAGCACATCTCTAAGAGATGGAGagtgtctgtgtatatatgtgtactggtgtgtgtttgtgtgtataggGAGTGGGGGAGCTAAGCTTGTAGGCTGAGGGTTTTGCCTAGGGTTGGGTTTGTATGTAGGGAGTGGAGTGGAAGGAGGGAGGCTGAGCAAAGGCTGTATCCTGAGGGTGTCTCATGGTGCCTGGAGTAGAGGATGGGACTGGGGTGGGGTAGTGCTCTGGAGGGGTCCTGCTCAGAGAACCCTCATGGGATGTATTCATATGCTTTGCTGCTACTGCCCTGCTGCTACTGCTGTTTCCTGTTTCCAGAAACCTCCACCCACCTGAGATCTCCTAGCAACAGCCTCTCTGTGGTTGCCAGGCAATTGTGCTGGGATTGGGAGTGATTGACAGAAGGAAAATGGACAGGCTGAAGCACTGGATGATACTGGGCAAAGAATCTGAGCCAGAACCatgcctctttctctccttcatctCACAGTCCTAAGAGTATAGGAGTGCTGCTCCAGTCTCTGCAGTTCAGAGTTGAGGATTTGGGGAATGTAAAAACATCCTTCACACCTACTCCCAGTGCCAGTAACAATTCCTCATGTATCAGAAAATCACCTTCACACATATACTTCTGTTCACACACACAATTCATTGACCATTAATGCTGGAACAACCTTTCTTGTTTCTCTACGCATATGCATATgcgtatgtgtgtatgtgtgtatacacatattcacacatatgCAAAGTCTGAGAAAAATGCCTCCAACTTATATGGTTTCTCTAGTATGTATGATAGGATTGGAATCTGGGAAACCACCTAATCccatgttttcattttacagatgagaaaactaaaaaggATAAGAACTTTTCAAAACCATGTATGTAGTAAATGGCAGTGCCAAAACTCAAACCtaagttctctgattccaaatgcagGGCTGAATCTACCTTGTTAGAGCTATGAAAATGAATGGAACATGGCAGAAGGGCAAaagagtatttatttttattgcagaaaaaaatcatgagtctGTACTTGTCCCTTCTCCCCACTGAATAAGCAACTGCTCTTCTCTCGGACAGGAAATAGATAGGAAAAGCATCTGCATCAAGTGGGTGCCTGCAGGTTCCTGAATGCAGGAGTGAAAAACCTGTGTGGAAAACCATGTGCATGGATAGATGATGTCCTCACACTCAGGCAGAGACATACTGCATCCTGCATATATTACTAGGCAGGCCTAAGGAACCCCAAGCCCAATCCTAAAGGAACAGATCAGGGGAATCTTGAAGGTGAAGGGTGATGAGGTTCTTTATACAACTCCCTGGGTTTGATCTAACCACATTCTTTTACCTGAAATGAAGGCACTGTCTCTTAGGGACTCTACcctggggaaagagaaaaaacagtaAACCTAAGCCTATAGTTAGGGTTGGAAGATTGGATTTCTCACCCATCCCATGTAAACTGGGGGGCTTGAGAACTTGGGTTTGACTCCCATCTCTGCAATGTTCTATTTGTAACCTTTGGAAAGCCACATTGCTCCTTTGTGAACTCCAGTTTCCTTGGAGCTCCTAAgtacatgtgtgcatgtgtggaATGAAGTAGGCAGTAAAACTCAGATCCATTTTTAGCTCAGTCTATGATCCTGTTGGGCCAAGGGATCCCTAATGACAGAGCTCTGCTCAGAAGTCATTTTTGCCCACCaatgagggaaagaagaaaaaaagggaaaagagcagAGAAGTGGGAAGACAAAAAGAAGACTCTTAAGTATTGGAACTCAGAGGTCTTCTCATCCATTCCATGCCTCACAGGAAACTCTACAACAGTCATCCCAAAATGGTGAAttaatctaatccctcttccacaagTATAGCCCTTACAGCACTTGAACCCAGCTTTGATTGCCCCCAAGCCTGCCTTCTTCAGGCAAACAATTTGCATATATTATAATCTATAATTCCATCACCTCttttaaatagatttattttgttaGTTTCTTTCCTGAAATGCACCCCCAGAATTGGAAATAATATTACAAATCTGATCTGACTCAGATCTCCACATCAAAACTACTGACATTCTGACATTCCCCATTCCAGACAATGTCATTATAGATGTAACTTCCTATTGCTTTAGGTTGTGGGTTTTTATGACATACTTTTGTCTCTTATCAGAACTCCAATTCAGTAAAATTTAGAGGGTTTTTTTATGTTTACTGTTGCCTAGCCATTCTTCCTTTACATTGTACTTCagtgtttgattttttaaattcatgtcaAGGACTTTACATGTAAATTTAATTTGTCCAAATTCGGTTCATTGTTCAGTTTCTAATTTTGTCATCCAATTTGGAATTTCCATACCAGCAATAAGTGTTTTCCGAATTAATtcaagtcattatttaaaatatttattatatatataaagtcattatttaaagcaCCAAGGACAGAACCCTGGGACATAAATATATTAAGGACTATTCTTTGCATCTGGTTGCTCCACCAGTTCTGAATCCAACCAATTATAAAATTCTCTAATAACCCTCCATTTTATCCATAAGTTGTTCATGAAACACTCTGTAAAGTGCTCTGCTAAAATCCAGCTACAACACTCCCCTTTTCTATCTGCTTAGTAACCCTCTCAAAAACAGAAATATAGTTAGTCTAGCATGACCTGTGTTTGATAAAGCCATGCTGGCTCTTAatgattgttttcatttatatagtgtctaatGTGCTGGGCACCGGGTTAAGAACTTAAcataaattatcttatataatcctaataagtgctattattttacatatgagggaactgaggcaagtgacttacctagggtcatatagATAGTATCGAAACTGTacttgaactcagggattcctaTTCTAAACCTGTTGCTCTAGCTCACTGTGCACCTAGCTGACATCTACCAGAAGGCAGGTTATTACTCTATTTATTATCAAATGaaggaatataatatataattttcccaCCAGGTGGCACACTACTCCAGCCAGCAGCCAAGTGGTCACAGAAATGAGGTTCCCATACTTAGGGCTCTATGACTCCATGTGAGACTTATAGA
This window harbors:
- the PLPPR2 gene encoding phospholipid phosphatase-related protein type 2; protein product: MASGRPDLKRSFSIIPCFIFVESVLLGAVVLLAYRLEYTDTFPVHMQGFFCYDSTYAKPYPGPEAASRVPPALIYPLVTAGPAITILLGELARAFFPAPTSTVPALREKTIVCGDCCRFSPALRRLVRFLGVYSFGLFTTSIFANAGQVVTGNPTPHFLSVCHPNYTALGCPPPATDKPGLDRYVTDQGACAAGNPTLVAAARRAFPCKDAALCAFAVTYTAMYVTLVFRIKGSRLVKPSLCLALLCPAFLVGVVRVAEYRNHWSDVLAGFLTGAAIATFLVICVVNKFQSRVHLSPRAFRWEGLGPVPAIENPLEKLNTTQEPKTTAPPLQPARLTPPKLQSCTRRGHLIPSCVSSRAPPMCSSPRVPRARVRSEPTLPAMVPGPSQGPPPSPGPSVAGGGGGGGGRGRKLLLPTPLLRDLYTLSGLYPSSFHRDSFSPYLFASRDHLL